One genomic region from Magnetococcales bacterium encodes:
- a CDS encoding SocA family protein, which translates to MFNEQKTAQIAAFFLGKTQEKRMPHLKLTKLLYLADREAVRVLGLSMTGDHLVAMPYGPVLTKTLDLMRGSIESAPGGWDDLISGIENYEVSVRKKLNVHEMDKLSQAEIDVLESVWEQFGQMDQWEISEWTHRNCSEWENPQGSSWPISYYSVARAVGFDDESAIAIAERFDEQQYIDNFFSAL; encoded by the coding sequence CCAGGAGAAGCGTATGCCTCATCTCAAGCTGACGAAGCTGTTGTATCTTGCCGACCGCGAAGCTGTGCGCGTGCTTGGTCTGTCAATGACCGGGGATCATCTGGTTGCAATGCCATATGGCCCGGTCCTGACCAAGACTTTGGATTTGATGCGTGGGTCAATCGAATCAGCACCCGGTGGATGGGATGACTTGATTTCTGGCATAGAAAATTACGAAGTGTCAGTACGCAAAAAACTCAATGTCCATGAAATGGATAAGTTGAGTCAGGCAGAAATTGACGTGCTTGAGTCTGTTTGGGAACAGTTCGGACAGATGGATCAATGGGAAATCAGTGAATGGACGCATCGAAATTGTTCGGAATGGGAAAACCCTCAAGGTTCCTCTTGGCCTATTTCTTATTATAGTGTGGCTCGTGCCGTCGGTTTTGATGATGAGTCTGCTATCGCAATTGCGGAACGTTTTGATGAACAACAATATATTGATAATTTTTTCTCTGCATTATGA